The window CGCCAGAGGGTGCTCGCTGGCCTTCTCCACGGCCGCGACCAGGGCGAGCAATTCCCTTTCCTCCATGCCGCCCACCGTTACCACGTTGGTGAGGCGCGGCCTGCCTTCGCTGAGCGTGCCCGTCTTGTCCACCACCAGCGTGTCTACTTTCTCCAATGTCTCGAGCGCTTCGGCGCTGCGAATGAGAACGCCGGCGTGGGCGCCGCGTCCGGTGCCCACCATGATCGCCATCGGAGTAGCGAGGCCGAGGGCGCAGGGGCAGGCGATGATCAGCACCGCGACCGCATTCACCAGCGCATGGGCAAGCCGCGGCTCCGGGCCGACGCTGGCCCACACGATGAAGGTCACGACGGCAACTGCCAGCACCGCGGGGACGAAGATGGCGGCGACCTTGTCGGCAAGCCGCTGGATGGGGGCGCGGCTGCGCTGGGCTTCGGCCACCATGCGAACGATCTGCGCCAGCAGAGTCCCACTGCCGACGCGCTCAGCCCGCATCACCAAAGATCCGGTCCCGTTCACGGTCGCCCCGATGACCCGAGTACCCGGGCCCTTCTCGACGGGGAGGGATTCGCCGGTAACCATGGACTCATCCACCGCGCTGCTTCCCTGCAGTACCACGCCGTCCACCGGCGCCTTCTCGCCAGGGCGGACGCGCAGGCGGTCACCGGGGTGCACGCGGTCGAGCGGGACGTCGTGCTCAGTGCCGTCGGCTTCGATCCGCCGGGCCAGCTTGGGGGAGAGGTCGAGCAGTGCCCGGATGGCGGCGCCGGTGCGGCTCCGGGCCCTGAGCTCCAGCACTTGCCCAAGAAGGACTAGCACGACGATCGCCGCCGCGGCTTCGTAATAGACCTCGGGGGCGCCGCCGTGGCCGCGGAACTGCTCTGGCAGAGCCCCGGGGAACAAGGTCGCGACCAGGCTGTAGGCGTAGGCGACGCCGGTGCCCATGCCGATGAGCGTGAACATGTTCAGATGGCGTGTTCGAAGCGACAGCCACGCCCGCTCGAAGAATGGCCATCCGCCCCATACGACGATGGGCGAGGCCAGCAGGAGCTGGAGCCAGGGCATCAGGCGCGGGGAAATGGCGTGCGGCGCGAAGTACATCACGCCCATGGCGAGCACCAGCAACGGAACCAGCAGGACCGCGCCTACCCAGAAACGCCGGGTCATGCTCTTCAGCTCGGGATCTTCCGGCGTCGCCGCCGCTACCGTGCGCGGCTCCAGCGTCATGCCGCAGATCGGGCAGGCGCCCGGCTCGGCACGCACGATCTCCGGATGCATCGGGCAGGTGTACTCGGTCCGGGTTGCGGCCTGTAGTGTCTCCGGCTCCAGCGCCATCCCGCAGATGGGGCATGGAGCCGGCCTGTCCGCCCGCACCTCCGGGTCCATGGGACAGACCCAGACAGTGCCTGATTGTGTGGCGCGGCCGCCTCCCGCGGGCGGCTTGGAGATCCCGACCAATGGCGCCGTTGCTTTCTTCAGATACTTCTGCGGGACGGCCTGGAACTTGGTAGCGCAGCCGGAGCAGCAGAAAAAGTAGGCCTTGCCGGCGTGCTCGACTTTCGCTTTTGCCGTCGCCGGATCCACGGTCATGCCGCAGACCGGGTCGATCTCTCCCGTGGGGGCCGGCGGCGACTGCCCGACGATCTTAAAGGGGTCCATGCATCTACCTCGAGAACCGCGAGAACAGTTCGACCAGTTCGTCGTACATTGCTTCGGCGCGCTGCGGCGAGTCCTTGATGGCGGCGGTGGCGCAATTGCGGAGGTGGTTGCGCAACAACTCGCGTCCGACGTTGCGCAGGGCCTCGTTCACCGCGGAAAGCTGCACCAGGATGTCGGCACAATAGCGGCCCTCTTCGACCATGCGCTGCAACCCACGCACCTGACCCTCGATCCGGCGCAAGCGGTTGAGGTTGGCCGCGCGGATCTCCGGGTCCACGGCCACCGCTTTGCGGGCATGTGGGTCCGGCGGGCACGCGCAGGCAGCTTCGCGACCGGAGGCGGAGGTCTGGTTTCGTCTTGCCATGGCTCCCAGTATATACCCCATGGGGGTATATGGCAAGCCAGAGCACTTACCGGATCGAACCCTTCGCGGTATATTGTCCGGCAGCAATCATTAGGAAGGCACCATGACCGCTCTCGATGTGGTGTTCCGCTACGGCGCCACGCCCGGCGAGGCCGAGATCCGGGCCATCGCTCCTTTGCGGGATGTCTACGGCATTCGCCGCGTCCGATTCGACGAGAAGGAACGGACGATCCACGTGGAGTACGACGCCAGCCGCCTCAACGAAGATACGGTGGCCGCTCTCTTGCGACGCGCCGGCATCGATTTGCGTGAGCGGGTGGTGCCCGTCTAGGAGCGCCCATCCCGCGCCCCAATAAGAAAGCAACAGGGCCTCTTCTCACCCGCTCTGGCCAACGGATAAGAAGCGCCCTGTTGCGCGCCACTTCGTCTGGTTTCTCCTATAGCAGCCCCATTGCCAAGCCAAGGCCGTTCAAAACAAAGACGTTAGGAGAGCACTGGACGAATCCAAGAGGCAGCTTTTGCGCACCGCGGGAAAGTTTTACTTCACCGTCTTTGCGGCATCGGAAAAGTCAACGGCACGGCCGGAGCCGTGCCGCTGCAACGGGATCTCTGGATCAGCGCGCCGTCTTTTGCACTCCGAACTCGCGAGCCCGGCGCAAGTACTCGTCGGCCGCCTTGTCGTCACCCTCGGCACGTTTCAGCAGGGCCATGTGATACAGGCTGCTCACTTCCCCGACCGCCTCCTCCTGGCTGCGCTCGAAGGCGCGCTCCGCCGCCTCGATGTCCCCGCGCCGCTCGTGGATCACGCCCATGTGATAGTGCGCCATCAGGTAGTCGGGCGTGAGCATCACGGCCTGCTCGAATTCCCGCAAGGCCTCATCCAGGTCCCCGGCATGGAAGAGGGCGATGGCCAGGCGGTAGTGGGCGGCATTGCTGTGAGGATCGGCGGCCAGGCACCGGCGGTAGGCTTCGACCGCAGCGGGCATGTCGCCACGATGGTAGTGCGCCACTCCCAGGTCATACCAGGCTCGCGCGAAGCGAGGAGCCTTGGCCAAGGCCCGCTCATAGTGCTTCACCGCCACCTCCAGGACCCCTTGGCGGAACAGCAGGGCGCCCAGCAGATGATTCGCCAAGACATGCTCCGGCTCCGCTTCCAGCATGCGTTCCAATTCGCGGCGTGCCTGTTCGCGGTCTCCCTCCTGCTCGTGCACCAGGGCCAGCAGGAGCCGCTGGTCGATGTACGCGTCGCGCAGAAAGGCGCCGCATTCGGCGCAGAACTTGTCGCTGGGCTGGAACTCGTGTCCGCAGCGGATGCATCGGATGCTGCCGGGGGTGCTCATGGGCGGACCTCCTTGACCTCCTCCATTGCACGCCGCTTTCGACCGCCCCTCAGTGATTGCTATCACCCGCTATGGTGACCCTTGCACATCCGGGCGCCGCCAGGCTTGCATTGGAGGCCGAAGCTGCACTAATCTTCCGCGCCAACCAGCCCGGGGGAACCGCATGGACCTTGAGATCCAGATCCGCGAACAGGAGGGCGTGACCGTCGTCGCCTGCCTGGGCAAGCTGATCCTGAGCGAGGAGACTACCCAGTTCGGCAACCAGGTACGCACCTTGTTGGATCAGAAGCCGGTGATCGTCATGGATCTGAGTGGCCTGTCCTACGCCGACAGCAGCGGCATCGGCACCCTGATGGGCCTGTTCGTGGCCGCCCGCGCCCGCAGCGGCGAGATCAAGTTCGCCCAGCCTTCCGACCGCATCGCCAAGGTGCTCAAATCCATGCAACTGGTGGGCGTGATGGGGATGTATCCCCACGTGGACGATGCCGTGCGCTCCCTGAAGACCGGTGCCGCCGGCGCCGGCCCTTTCTGACCGCCACGCTCGTGGTGCGATACAGGCTCGCAGATAGCGGCGACATCCCCGCCATGGCCCGCCTGCGGGCGGCAACCTGGGGTGACGAGGAGTATTGGAAACCCCGGATTGCCGGCTACATGAGCGGCCAGCACGACCCCCGTCAGGCGCTGAAGCCGCGTGTTGCCTACGTCGCGACCGATGGCGGGACCGTGGTCGGCCTCATCGCCGGGCACCTGACGCGCCGCTAC is drawn from Terriglobales bacterium and contains these coding sequences:
- a CDS encoding heavy metal translocating P-type ATPase, with translation MDPFKIVGQSPPAPTGEIDPVCGMTVDPATAKAKVEHAGKAYFFCCSGCATKFQAVPQKYLKKATAPLVGISKPPAGGGRATQSGTVWVCPMDPEVRADRPAPCPICGMALEPETLQAATRTEYTCPMHPEIVRAEPGACPICGMTLEPRTVAAATPEDPELKSMTRRFWVGAVLLVPLLVLAMGVMYFAPHAISPRLMPWLQLLLASPIVVWGGWPFFERAWLSLRTRHLNMFTLIGMGTGVAYAYSLVATLFPGALPEQFRGHGGAPEVYYEAAAAIVVLVLLGQVLELRARSRTGAAIRALLDLSPKLARRIEADGTEHDVPLDRVHPGDRLRVRPGEKAPVDGVVLQGSSAVDESMVTGESLPVEKGPGTRVIGATVNGTGSLVMRAERVGSGTLLAQIVRMVAEAQRSRAPIQRLADKVAAIFVPAVLAVAVVTFIVWASVGPEPRLAHALVNAVAVLIIACPCALGLATPMAIMVGTGRGAHAGVLIRSAEALETLEKVDTLVVDKTGTLSEGRPRLTNVVTVGGMEERELLALVAAVEKASEHPLAAAIVAGAKERGAESLTASDFRSVTGKGVVGHVNGREVAIGSQALLAELGIDAAELAVRTEQLRQEGQTVMLVAVDRRPAGLVSVSDPIKASSVEAVRALRDAGVRVVMLTGDNRTAAAAVAGKLGIDDFQAEVLPDHKAEVVKKLQADGRIIAMAGDGINDAPALAQADVGIAMGTGTDVAMESGGVTLVKGDLRGIVRSRRLSQATMRNIRQNLFFAFIYNSLGVPIAAGVLYPFFGLLLSPVIAAAAMSFSSVSVITNSLRLRNVQL
- a CDS encoding metal-sensitive transcriptional regulator, encoding MARRNQTSASGREAACACPPDPHARKAVAVDPEIRAANLNRLRRIEGQVRGLQRMVEEGRYCADILVQLSAVNEALRNVGRELLRNHLRNCATAAIKDSPQRAEAMYDELVELFSRFSR
- a CDS encoding tetratricopeptide repeat protein yields the protein MSTPGSIRCIRCGHEFQPSDKFCAECGAFLRDAYIDQRLLLALVHEQEGDREQARRELERMLEAEPEHVLANHLLGALLFRQGVLEVAVKHYERALAKAPRFARAWYDLGVAHYHRGDMPAAVEAYRRCLAADPHSNAAHYRLAIALFHAGDLDEALREFEQAVMLTPDYLMAHYHMGVIHERRGDIEAAERAFERSQEEAVGEVSSLYHMALLKRAEGDDKAADEYLRRAREFGVQKTAR
- a CDS encoding STAS domain-containing protein; its protein translation is MDLEIQIREQEGVTVVACLGKLILSEETTQFGNQVRTLLDQKPVIVMDLSGLSYADSSGIGTLMGLFVAARARSGEIKFAQPSDRIAKVLKSMQLVGVMGMYPHVDDAVRSLKTGAAGAGPF